TCGGCAGGGGGCACTTGCTTTGCGGCAGAAACACCTGGGGTGCCTTCAAGAATCGTGATCGCACGGTCGATCCGTTGGTCAACTTCGACTGTGCTTTCACCTTCGATTGGTGGAATTTGGACCGTATACCGCCCGCTCAAGCCTTTTTCCCATGATGAGGTGGCACCAGTAAGAACAAGTGCTCCAGCCAGCATAAGCATGGCTAGGAAAACCATTACACTGATAATCCATGGCAGAAGACGTGTTGCCGGGTCGCTGCTTAAGGGCAAATCCAAGCGTCCACTGAACATATTAGCTTCCTGCACTGCGACAAGGGGTTGTTAAAATACCATCCTCCAAATGAAGTACTGGATAGTCAAAGTGTGACACAAGCCCTTCGTTATGAGTAGCAATCACGATAGTAGTGCCAACTTTGTTCAATTCTTCAAATAAATATAATAAGCGAACGGCTATAGCATCATCAACATTGCCTGTCGGCTCATCAGCGAGTAATAGCTGTGGCCGTGCTATGACTGCGCGTGCGATTGCAACTCTTTGTTGCTGCCCTCCAGATAATGTTACTGGCCTAGCATCGAGCTGACCGGCGAGACCAACCCAGCTTAAGAGCTCTGTAACATGCTTGGCGATGACATCCTCTGGCATACCTGCAACCCGCAGAGGCAGCGCCACATTGTCGAAGGCGGATAGATGATCTAGAAGCCGAAATTCCTGGAAAACAACCCCAATTTGGCGCCGCAGTGCTGGCATTTCATTTCGTCGCAAGCCTGACACATCACGGTCGAATAGCCTAATCAAACCACGACTTGGCCTTTCAGCAAGGTACATCAGCTTGAGCATGGATGATTTTCCAGCGCCGCTTGGCCCAGTGACGAATCTAAAGGCTCCAGGTTCAAGGCTGAAGGATATGTCGCTGAGCACCTCGGGGCCAGCGCCGTATCGCATGCCAACATTTTCAAATCGGATCACATGCTTTCTCTGCTCTTTAGCGCAGTCGAACTTTGATGATACCAACCACCGATCTAATCCTTCT
The DNA window shown above is from Pseudomonadota bacterium and carries:
- the ftsE gene encoding cell division ATP-binding protein FtsE; the protein is MIRFENVGMRYGAGPEVLSDISFSLEPGAFRFVTGPSGAGKSSMLKLMYLAERPSRGLIRLFDRDVSGLRRNEMPALRRQIGVVFQEFRLLDHLSAFDNVALPLRVAGMPEDVIAKHVTELLSWVGLAGQLDARPVTLSGGQQQRVAIARAVIARPQLLLADEPTGNVDDAIAVRLLYLFEELNKVGTTIVIATHNEGLVSHFDYPVLHLEDGILTTPCRSAGS